In a genomic window of Vibrio gigantis:
- a CDS encoding winged helix-turn-helix domain-containing protein, with the protein MKKERIQYSFDVWLFIPDEDKLIMNEEDVIIDNRLSKLLDFFCQNPNIVFSRDELINEVWNGSILTDQVITQAIFELRKTLKSAERHSMGYIITVPKRGYKLDVEVQKTILIHPSMVTKTLPVSDVDENTEQPESASTSDSSIKTQQDSPQPINGAAVIVDQPINHDEVEDSKAPHEQVPQAHTQHQTESHRTHDKKNHRDNTQNNQTPLSNIHPNRDEASSKTRNSNDLTNGSAQPSANYAKRNDTTTKPERTKRKPYRLAIVVSAIVIAIGVFWWSSQSSTSSSYTASSSDSDASSSINGMTDLFDSESHSSDTTDKTNQVTNNQVLENHKAHASVHYLSLEPRYIYVRIDESLKNDAFKRGIVHKLMSYLTTYRDFRIVVDETLVPNSANVVSFKKKIDGDREYLDITYFNRISNFKHLGRDYLIDASSLHTTMRNMLDDLLDSFNIDIQKSILRQQISELPKQEESLQLTLESLGLTFMTLDRTDTLKKVIEANELEPDNHFLMSSRYLYELADIFLLKSSQKEKLVQKLNDRFGKKLLLAENSPTSYRVYDALAAYSLTQDNPSEAERYMTLIPRNDYNVMSMIILAKLEESKGNPAAAEEFYYETILESGYPVVLKIAQTLFFNSNISEIESKLEIVD; encoded by the coding sequence ATGAAAAAAGAACGCATTCAATATTCTTTCGACGTGTGGTTATTTATTCCTGATGAAGACAAACTCATCATGAACGAAGAAGACGTGATTATCGACAACCGTTTGTCCAAACTACTGGACTTTTTTTGTCAGAATCCGAACATTGTGTTCTCGCGAGATGAGTTGATTAATGAGGTTTGGAACGGGTCGATCTTAACGGATCAAGTGATCACTCAAGCGATTTTCGAATTACGTAAAACATTGAAATCTGCTGAGCGACATTCGATGGGTTACATCATCACGGTACCTAAACGAGGGTATAAGCTGGATGTTGAGGTTCAGAAAACTATTTTGATTCACCCTTCAATGGTGACCAAGACCTTGCCGGTTTCCGATGTAGATGAAAATACTGAACAACCTGAATCTGCATCTACTTCCGACTCCTCAATAAAGACGCAACAAGACTCACCTCAACCAATAAATGGCGCAGCGGTCATTGTTGACCAACCCATAAATCACGATGAGGTTGAAGATTCAAAAGCACCTCATGAACAGGTGCCTCAAGCTCATACACAACACCAAACTGAAAGCCACCGAACTCACGACAAAAAAAATCATCGCGACAATACACAAAATAACCAAACACCGCTTTCCAATATCCACCCTAATCGGGATGAAGCATCAAGCAAAACGCGCAATTCTAATGATCTAACAAATGGTTCAGCTCAGCCCTCTGCCAACTATGCAAAAAGGAACGACACCACTACAAAGCCAGAAAGAACGAAGAGAAAACCCTACCGCTTGGCCATCGTGGTAAGCGCTATTGTCATCGCCATTGGTGTGTTTTGGTGGAGTTCACAGTCATCGACTTCTTCCTCATATACCGCTTCATCTTCCGACAGTGACGCAAGCTCATCCATCAATGGCATGACCGATCTCTTTGATTCTGAAAGCCACTCTTCGGATACGACTGACAAGACAAATCAAGTAACGAATAACCAAGTTCTTGAAAACCACAAGGCGCACGCTTCGGTTCATTACTTGTCGCTTGAACCACGCTATATCTACGTCAGAATTGATGAAAGTTTGAAAAATGATGCCTTTAAACGCGGCATCGTTCATAAATTAATGAGCTACCTTACGACCTATCGTGACTTTCGCATCGTGGTCGATGAAACCTTAGTCCCCAATTCAGCCAACGTGGTCAGCTTTAAGAAAAAAATTGATGGCGATAGAGAGTATCTGGACATTACCTACTTCAACCGCATCTCTAACTTCAAACATTTAGGCCGTGATTACTTGATTGATGCCTCTTCACTGCACACCACTATGCGTAACATGCTCGACGATTTATTGGACTCATTTAATATCGACATCCAAAAATCCATTTTAAGACAACAAATTTCTGAGTTACCTAAACAAGAAGAGTCGCTACAACTGACTCTCGAATCTCTCGGGTTAACCTTCATGACTCTGGATAGAACAGATACCTTAAAGAAGGTCATCGAAGCCAACGAGCTTGAACCTGATAATCACTTTCTAATGTCGAGTCGTTATTTGTATGAACTTGCCGACATATTTCTATTGAAGTCTTCACAAAAAGAAAAACTGGTTCAAAAACTTAACGACCGGTTCGGCAAGAAGCTTCTTTTAGCAGAGAATAGTCCAACCTCTTATCGAGTATACGATGCACTCGCCGCCTACTCGCTAACACAAGATAACCCCAGTGAAGCTGAGCGGTATATGACCTTGATACCGAGAAACGATTACAACGTCATGTCGATGATTATCTTAGCTAAATTAGAAGAGTCGAAAGGCAACCCTGCTGCTGCTGAAGAGTTCTATTATGAAACCATTTTAGAGTCTGGCTATCCGGTTGTTTTGAAAATTGCACAAACCTTGTTCTTTAACAGCAATATCTCTGAAATTGAATCTAAACTCGAAATAGTTGATTAG
- a CDS encoding phospholipase A — protein MSSRQDMPSSSTSYLMLSSLILACCVSVQAHAEEKDYQQCILDSLTKATNQQNIEWLKQQCTSFSSEVDVSAKSQEDVDKTATRSPEQKISRLKLEYTTEDNPFVITPYRLNYILPVTHMTNVNTEPYSSDRFGGKADDLSDEEVKLQLSMKVPLADKGVFNQEDKIYFGFTIKSFWQAYSSDISAPFRETNYRPELFYETPLGIESTNGVWFSRFGLEHESNGRTEELSRSWNRVYAGVGYMEDAFAVYFQPWYRIPESSSSDDNPDIEDYMGHGELSGVYKWDDTELSMVGHYNVNTGYGGVQTSMSFPLYGRLKGYVQYYKGYGESLIDYDYNSERIGVGILLTNAL, from the coding sequence ATGAGTAGTCGACAAGATATGCCGAGTAGTAGTACCTCATATCTGATGTTGAGCTCACTCATACTAGCCTGTTGTGTCAGTGTTCAGGCTCATGCGGAGGAGAAGGACTACCAACAATGTATTTTAGATTCGCTTACAAAAGCGACAAATCAGCAAAATATTGAGTGGTTGAAACAGCAGTGTACGTCGTTCAGTTCAGAGGTCGATGTTAGTGCGAAAAGTCAGGAAGATGTAGACAAAACAGCTACTCGTTCACCGGAACAGAAAATTTCTCGGTTAAAGCTGGAATACACAACAGAGGACAATCCTTTTGTCATAACGCCTTATCGCTTGAACTACATTTTGCCTGTTACCCACATGACGAACGTCAATACTGAGCCATATAGCAGCGATCGGTTTGGAGGTAAAGCGGACGATCTTAGTGACGAAGAAGTGAAACTTCAATTGAGTATGAAAGTACCTTTGGCTGATAAGGGAGTGTTTAATCAAGAAGATAAAATCTACTTTGGTTTCACTATCAAATCATTCTGGCAAGCATATTCTTCAGATATATCGGCACCGTTTAGAGAGACAAACTATCGTCCTGAGCTTTTTTATGAAACTCCGTTAGGTATTGAGTCAACTAATGGTGTTTGGTTTTCTCGTTTTGGGCTTGAGCATGAATCGAATGGCAGAACTGAAGAACTTAGTCGCAGCTGGAATCGTGTTTATGCTGGGGTGGGTTATATGGAAGATGCCTTCGCAGTTTATTTCCAACCTTGGTACCGCATACCAGAATCAAGCAGCAGTGACGACAACCCAGACATTGAAGATTATATGGGACATGGCGAGTTGTCGGGTGTGTATAAGTGGGACGATACTGAACTATCAATGGTTGGGCACTATAACGTTAATACGGGGTACGGGGGCGTTCAAACCTCAATGAGTTTTCCTCTGTATGGGCGGCTCAAAGGGTATGTTCAGTACTACAAAGGTTATGGGGAAAGCTTGATTGACTATGACTACAATAGCGAGCGAATTGGCGTCGGTATTTTGCTAACCAACGCCTTGTAG
- a CDS encoding DUF3313 family protein: MKLHYLYPLLALFTVGCASSVPNKEEIKSVDSDHYFVDSQFDDDMAGMSWIAKDSTSMHFNEFKFETVGIKKTGVDKQVSQQVQSQFKAEIAKQVDKKLAEKLQGYKNQILENNELDISIMLYGIEDIPEDLRLTEVIPVGTVIGAIKYAAGTRDRSIRIIASVDLKVHESSELIGRRIFVVNNNGVLENDKSEITIEMLGKNIEQITKQAVDFAFEVAYLNKNQGKRDE, translated from the coding sequence ATGAAACTACATTACTTATACCCACTACTTGCGTTGTTCACGGTTGGCTGTGCTAGCTCGGTACCGAATAAAGAAGAAATCAAAAGCGTCGACTCAGATCATTACTTTGTTGATAGCCAGTTTGATGACGACATGGCGGGGATGTCTTGGATAGCTAAGGACAGTACATCCATGCATTTTAATGAATTTAAGTTCGAAACGGTCGGAATCAAAAAGACAGGGGTAGACAAACAAGTATCTCAGCAAGTTCAGTCTCAGTTTAAAGCGGAAATTGCGAAGCAGGTGGATAAAAAGCTGGCTGAGAAGCTTCAAGGCTATAAGAACCAAATTTTGGAAAATAATGAGTTAGACATCAGCATCATGCTGTATGGGATTGAAGACATTCCGGAGGATTTACGCCTTACAGAAGTCATTCCCGTTGGGACAGTGATTGGTGCAATAAAATATGCTGCGGGAACGAGAGATCGCTCCATACGCATAATTGCTAGCGTTGACTTGAAGGTTCATGAGTCGTCTGAACTTATTGGTCGTCGTATATTCGTGGTTAATAACAATGGTGTTCTCGAAAATGATAAATCAGAGATCACAATCGAGATGCTAGGTAAGAACATCGAGCAAATTACCAAGCAAGCTGTCGACTTTGCTTTTGAAGTTGCTTACTTAAATAAAAACCAAGGCAAGCGAGATGAGTAG
- a CDS encoding efflux RND transporter permease subunit: protein MTFTDVFIKRPVLATVLSLVLLVLGLKAFTSLQVRQYPEIETGVITVTTSYPGASASSVQGYVTQPLQAEIAQTAGIDYMTSDSALGKSVITVYLKLGYPSDGALTEILSLVQQVEYKLPSGVLDPSILKSTSQSPILYVSFSSDTLKTEQVSDYVSRVVKPTFSTVEGVSKVDMLGQQDFAMRIWLKPQKLASYGLTATDVQNALRANNIVSAAGKLQNPYIEVDINAHTDSSSVEDFKNMSLKAHDGQLVHLKDVATVELGAATYDSDVEFNGVTTVATAISNTATSNPLTVVEGIYKVLPQIEAGLPDGMKADVVYDSTKFIETSIDEVAKTLMEAALIVVIVIFAFLGSMRAMLIPLVTIPLSLIGSMFFMLSMGFSINLLTLLAMVLAISLVVDDAIVVVENTFRHLEDGTSPIKAAIDSAREIAGSVIAMTITLAAVYAPIGFMGGLTGKLFTEFAFTLAGSVLISGFIALTLTPMMCSKLLNKSVLDGKLVKKIDVVIAGVTERYRKVLEHVLNNRVYIWPVVGTLLISLVFMFMNTASELAPEEDQGVMIVMGQGPAQANTDYIRHFTPALIDAIGKNDEVEMTMLDNGYMHNNAFFGLGVLKDWDSREATAKEVMQRFQKESSVLPGLQVYTFSPPDLPGTPQGLPFQMVLKTPTGSYQDLYQYAEKLKEYAQKSGKFIYVQNDLNFNKPQVEIKIDRDKAAQMNVSAQDIGTVLSRFISEGFVNYFSMDQRSYQVITQVPNKNRNSWDDLKNYHVRSNTGEMVPLASLIEISQSVQPSKVDQFQQLNSAMIEAKMVPGISIGEAYQVMEEGAAQILPKSYSTDTSGQLRQFLQEGSSLVTTFFLALVIIYLVLAAQFESLRDPLVVLTSVPLSIFGALMPLYLGIDTLNIYTEVGLVTLIGLISKHGILIVEFANQIQQELKCSRREAAIRSATVRMRPVLMTTAAMVVGVVPLLIASGAGAQSRFSIGLVITVGMSIGTLFTLFVVPTVYTYLAADHTGQEQDA from the coding sequence ATGACATTTACTGATGTATTTATCAAACGTCCGGTTTTGGCGACGGTATTAAGCCTTGTGTTGTTGGTGTTAGGTCTAAAGGCCTTTACCTCGCTGCAAGTGCGCCAATACCCAGAAATTGAAACAGGTGTGATTACCGTTACCACCAGTTATCCAGGTGCCAGTGCATCGAGCGTGCAAGGTTATGTTACTCAGCCGTTGCAGGCTGAAATCGCCCAAACTGCGGGCATTGACTACATGACATCAGACAGTGCCTTGGGTAAATCGGTCATTACGGTGTACTTGAAACTGGGTTACCCATCAGACGGCGCACTGACAGAGATTTTGTCTCTGGTGCAGCAAGTGGAATACAAGCTGCCTTCTGGGGTATTGGATCCGAGCATTCTTAAATCGACATCTCAATCACCAATTTTATATGTCTCTTTCTCAAGCGATACGCTGAAAACAGAACAGGTGTCAGACTATGTGAGTCGAGTGGTGAAGCCAACCTTCTCAACCGTAGAGGGTGTATCTAAAGTCGATATGTTGGGCCAACAAGATTTCGCGATGCGTATCTGGCTAAAACCTCAAAAGTTGGCGTCTTATGGTTTGACCGCTACTGATGTACAAAATGCGTTGCGAGCAAACAACATCGTTAGCGCCGCGGGTAAATTACAAAACCCTTATATCGAAGTCGATATCAATGCTCATACCGATTCTAGCTCTGTAGAAGACTTTAAAAACATGTCGCTCAAAGCGCATGACGGACAACTGGTGCATTTGAAAGACGTTGCCACGGTGGAACTAGGCGCGGCCACTTATGACTCAGACGTTGAATTTAATGGTGTGACAACGGTTGCTACTGCGATAAGCAATACTGCAACGTCTAACCCTCTGACCGTGGTTGAAGGTATTTACAAAGTATTACCTCAGATTGAAGCTGGCTTACCAGATGGTATGAAAGCAGATGTAGTGTATGACTCGACCAAGTTCATTGAGACATCGATTGATGAAGTAGCAAAAACGCTGATGGAAGCGGCTCTGATTGTTGTGATTGTTATCTTTGCGTTCCTCGGTTCTATGCGTGCGATGTTAATCCCGTTGGTGACGATTCCGTTGTCTCTAATTGGCTCGATGTTTTTCATGTTGAGCATGGGTTTCAGTATTAACCTGTTGACGTTATTGGCGATGGTTCTTGCGATCTCTTTGGTGGTTGATGATGCGATTGTGGTGGTGGAGAACACCTTCCGTCACCTAGAAGATGGCACCAGCCCAATCAAAGCTGCGATCGACAGTGCGCGTGAAATCGCAGGTTCTGTTATTGCCATGACCATCACTTTAGCCGCGGTGTATGCACCAATCGGTTTCATGGGCGGTTTGACCGGTAAGTTGTTTACCGAGTTTGCTTTCACCTTGGCGGGCTCTGTTCTGATTTCAGGTTTTATCGCACTTACACTGACGCCGATGATGTGTTCAAAGCTGCTCAACAAGTCGGTATTGGATGGAAAACTGGTTAAGAAAATTGATGTTGTTATTGCTGGTGTAACAGAGCGTTACCGAAAGGTACTTGAGCATGTGCTTAATAACCGAGTTTATATCTGGCCAGTGGTCGGAACATTGCTGATCAGCTTGGTGTTTATGTTTATGAATACCGCTTCTGAGCTGGCACCTGAAGAAGATCAGGGCGTAATGATTGTGATGGGGCAAGGTCCTGCTCAAGCCAATACGGATTATATTCGTCACTTTACTCCGGCTCTCATCGACGCCATCGGAAAGAACGATGAAGTGGAAATGACCATGCTAGACAACGGTTACATGCACAACAATGCGTTCTTTGGTTTAGGCGTATTGAAAGATTGGGACTCTCGCGAAGCAACGGCAAAAGAGGTGATGCAGCGCTTCCAAAAAGAGAGTTCGGTCTTACCAGGTTTGCAGGTGTATACCTTCTCACCACCAGACTTACCAGGCACACCACAAGGCTTGCCATTCCAAATGGTATTGAAGACGCCAACTGGCTCGTATCAGGATCTTTATCAGTACGCTGAAAAACTGAAAGAGTACGCGCAGAAGAGCGGTAAGTTTATCTACGTACAGAATGATCTTAACTTCAATAAACCACAAGTTGAGATCAAAATTGACCGTGATAAAGCGGCGCAAATGAATGTGAGTGCTCAGGACATCGGTACCGTGCTGTCTCGCTTTATTAGTGAAGGCTTCGTGAACTACTTCTCGATGGATCAACGCAGCTATCAGGTTATCACGCAAGTACCGAACAAGAACCGTAACTCTTGGGATGATTTGAAGAATTACCACGTACGCTCGAATACAGGCGAAATGGTTCCACTAGCGTCCTTAATCGAGATTAGCCAGTCGGTACAGCCTTCGAAAGTGGATCAGTTCCAACAGCTAAACAGCGCCATGATTGAAGCGAAAATGGTGCCGGGGATCAGTATTGGTGAAGCTTACCAAGTGATGGAAGAGGGCGCTGCGCAGATATTACCTAAGTCTTACAGCACGGATACTTCTGGGCAACTACGTCAGTTCTTGCAAGAAGGGTCATCATTAGTAACGACGTTCTTCTTAGCCTTGGTGATTATCTACTTAGTTTTGGCAGCGCAGTTCGAAAGCTTACGCGATCCGCTGGTGGTACTCACCAGTGTGCCGCTGTCGATCTTTGGTGCCTTAATGCCACTGTATTTGGGCATTGATACGCTCAACATCTACACCGAAGTTGGATTGGTGACCTTAATCGGACTCATCAGTAAACACGGAATCTTGATTGTTGAGTTTGCAAATCAGATTCAACAAGAATTGAAGTGCAGTCGTCGTGAGGCGGCAATCCGTTCAGCCACAGTGCGAATGCGGCCTGTATTGATGACAACTGCAGCCATGGTCGTGGGCGTTGTGCCGCTGCTGATAGCAAGTGGTGCAGGGGCTCAAAGTCGATTCTCGATTGGCTTGGTGATTACTGTTGGTATGTCAATCGGCACGCTGTTTACGTTGTTTGTGGTACCAACCGTTTACACCTACTTAGCAGCCGACCATACAGGACAGGAACAAGATGCTTAG
- a CDS encoding efflux RND transporter periplasmic adaptor subunit yields MSKYKGVIVGSALFILLSFVFGFHYVKSEIIKEKVASFKLPATSVTTELVNKEVWNETLQVIGNIHANQSINVTSQMSGQIKDVLFKSGQFVNKDDVLIKLDDALLKANHKSQLAKVELARTELKRNKKLLKNNSVSQNSVDKLAAQFNAESAKLEYISTQVEYMKVKAPFSGNVGIRNVDVGDFINSSTAIVDLEDSSQQYVDFSISELYLHSVKVGQDLKFESDAANDAEYHATITAIEPSSDANTHNIELRAVTTQPVPLESGMYVDATLTTSDSTSVISVPSVAISYNLSGDTVFVLDTSTKQVSTNSGSASSDDKDSSSQGSEKAETPFYEYKVVQRTVEIGPKQGGYVGVISGLKEGDVVVTSNQHQLKNGGLVLVNNQRPLVTNTKPSK; encoded by the coding sequence ATGAGTAAGTATAAAGGCGTAATTGTCGGGTCAGCTCTATTTATATTATTGTCTTTTGTATTTGGCTTTCATTATGTGAAAAGCGAAATAATAAAAGAAAAGGTAGCAAGTTTTAAATTACCAGCGACATCTGTAACAACAGAATTAGTAAATAAAGAAGTTTGGAATGAGACTTTGCAAGTGATAGGTAACATTCATGCAAACCAATCGATAAATGTGACAAGCCAAATGTCAGGACAAATAAAAGATGTGCTTTTTAAATCGGGTCAATTTGTCAATAAAGATGATGTTCTCATTAAATTAGATGACGCTTTATTAAAAGCTAATCATAAAAGCCAGTTAGCGAAAGTTGAATTAGCAAGAACGGAATTGAAAAGAAATAAAAAGCTACTTAAAAATAATAGCGTCTCTCAGAATTCGGTAGATAAACTTGCAGCTCAATTTAATGCTGAATCTGCGAAACTCGAGTACATCTCTACTCAGGTTGAATACATGAAAGTTAAAGCGCCTTTCTCTGGCAATGTTGGAATTAGAAATGTTGACGTGGGTGACTTTATTAACTCAAGCACAGCGATTGTTGACCTTGAAGATAGCTCTCAACAGTATGTCGATTTTTCTATTTCTGAGCTTTATCTTCACAGTGTGAAAGTGGGGCAGGATCTCAAGTTTGAATCTGACGCAGCTAACGATGCTGAGTATCACGCAACGATTACGGCGATTGAACCAAGCTCAGATGCCAATACTCACAATATCGAATTACGTGCGGTCACGACTCAACCTGTTCCGTTGGAATCGGGAATGTATGTGGATGCCACGCTGACCACTTCAGATTCAACTTCGGTGATCAGTGTGCCTTCAGTCGCGATCAGCTACAACTTGTCTGGCGATACTGTATTTGTTCTTGATACATCAACAAAACAAGTGAGTACGAATTCTGGCAGCGCTAGCTCTGACGACAAAGATTCAAGCAGCCAAGGTTCAGAGAAAGCAGAGACACCATTTTACGAATACAAAGTGGTGCAACGTACTGTTGAAATTGGCCCGAAACAGGGTGGTTATGTGGGTGTTATTTCTGGTTTAAAGGAGGGCGACGTGGTGGTGACATCGAATCAACATCAGCTTAAAAACGGCGGTCTGGTTTTAGTGAACAATCAACGACCTCTTGTTACCAATACTAAGCCAAGTAAATAG
- the aspT gene encoding aspartate-alanine antiporter: MSFIIEQLRDYPFIALFLSLGFGYLIGKIKIGKFELGGIAGSLLVAVGLGQIGGIAISNEVKSIFFALFIFMVGYNGGPQFFSSFRLSSLTRLFASFVMTFVGLVTVVLLSKWAGLDKGLAAGLAAGGLTQSAIIGTAGNAIDQLNLAPDVTSTLKTNVAVGYSITYIFGSLGPILMMSLIPMVMGWNITKEAKKLAEKMGSGSKQLNEGEFSALNRVSSRAYQVTANSMFVGKSVVELEEAFDSDLTIEAIYRPYENSDSTLDITKNPILAADDKVYLTGLTQTFPKVTSLGIELGEFSEETNVVHTQKKVVLTNKKLAGITLRKLHDETNARIRRGVYITQLSRMGHDISTLPETELHLGDEITLVGQKDDLAKVEKKIGYNSPLPSVTDFVTMSFGMVLGYLIGEIGFTIGGSHIALGSGLGCLVSGLLVGYLRMRTPRMGSINHGAANFMQTFGLAVFVAVVGINAGAPALTAIKENGVTLLLLGVLVTLIPQILTFLFNYYVLKIKNPVEALAVVAGSRSANPAFASLLEKTQNSTPVPSFTMTYAVANIFLTLWGPIIVNLITKIS; the protein is encoded by the coding sequence ATGTCATTTATTATTGAACAATTAAGAGACTATCCGTTTATAGCTCTATTCCTATCATTAGGATTTGGTTACTTAATCGGTAAAATTAAAATCGGTAAGTTTGAATTAGGTGGAATCGCAGGTTCACTTTTGGTTGCAGTAGGGCTTGGTCAAATCGGCGGAATCGCGATTTCCAACGAAGTAAAAAGCATCTTCTTTGCGTTATTTATATTCATGGTGGGTTATAACGGAGGGCCGCAATTTTTCTCATCATTCCGTCTCTCATCATTAACACGCCTATTCGCTTCATTCGTAATGACGTTTGTAGGATTGGTAACGGTTGTGTTGCTCTCTAAATGGGCTGGCCTCGATAAAGGCTTAGCAGCAGGTCTTGCCGCGGGTGGTTTAACACAATCAGCGATCATTGGTACTGCAGGTAACGCTATTGATCAGCTCAACCTCGCGCCCGATGTAACTTCAACACTCAAAACAAATGTAGCTGTAGGTTACTCGATCACATACATCTTCGGCTCTCTTGGCCCTATCTTGATGATGTCACTCATCCCTATGGTAATGGGCTGGAACATCACTAAAGAAGCGAAAAAGCTCGCAGAAAAAATGGGCTCTGGTAGCAAGCAACTCAATGAAGGCGAGTTCTCGGCATTAAACCGTGTGTCTTCTCGCGCTTATCAGGTCACGGCAAATTCGATGTTCGTTGGTAAAAGCGTTGTTGAACTAGAAGAAGCGTTCGATTCTGACCTAACGATTGAAGCCATCTACCGCCCATATGAAAATTCAGATTCAACGTTAGACATAACAAAGAACCCTATTTTAGCTGCCGACGACAAAGTCTACCTGACAGGCCTCACGCAAACCTTTCCAAAAGTGACCTCTCTTGGTATCGAGCTTGGCGAATTTAGCGAAGAAACCAATGTTGTTCATACGCAGAAGAAAGTCGTACTCACTAACAAAAAGTTAGCGGGTATCACGCTACGCAAGCTTCACGATGAAACCAACGCACGCATTCGTCGTGGTGTTTACATTACTCAACTGTCACGTATGGGCCATGACATTTCAACATTACCAGAGACCGAACTGCACCTAGGCGACGAAATCACACTCGTCGGCCAGAAAGACGATCTTGCCAAAGTCGAGAAGAAAATTGGCTATAACAGCCCACTTCCAAGTGTGACTGATTTTGTAACCATGTCCTTCGGTATGGTGTTGGGTTATCTGATCGGTGAAATTGGTTTTACGATTGGCGGCTCCCACATCGCACTGGGCTCTGGTTTAGGCTGCTTGGTCTCTGGGCTTTTGGTTGGCTACTTAAGAATGCGCACACCACGCATGGGCAGCATTAACCATGGCGCAGCTAATTTCATGCAAACCTTTGGCCTTGCTGTGTTCGTTGCCGTAGTTGGTATCAACGCTGGCGCTCCAGCACTGACTGCAATCAAAGAGAATGGCGTAACCCTGCTGTTGCTTGGTGTGTTAGTAACACTCATTCCTCAGATACTGACGTTCCTATTCAACTATTACGTGCTGAAAATTAAGAACCCAGTAGAAGCCCTAGCCGTTGTCGCAGGTAGCCGCAGTGCTAACCCAGCATTCGCGTCGCTTCTAGAAAAAACACAGAACAGCACACCTGTACCGAGTTTCACCATGACTTACGCGGTTGCCAATATTTTCCTCACTTTATGGGGGCCAATTATCGTCAACCTAATTACCAAAATTTCTTAG